The stretch of DNA ACCGACTTGGGGGAATAGTCCAGATTTTTAATGAATGGCGGATACCTGGAAATGTTTACTAACAGGTATTTTGTTTTTGTCCATTCTATACCAGCCAGATCCACTTCTGCAGTGAACAGTTCCGGAATGGCTTTCTCATAATTATTTAAGCCAACCTTAAACACAACTCTGACGTTGCGCGGGAAAATAGTTACTTCTGTTCCCTTTGGTACATTTATCGGACGAATGGGCAACTCCAGTGTTTTTTCAGTGTATTCCTCTACAACAATAACATAACGCACCCGGTCAGGTTCCAGCACAATAGCCTCAATGGAGGGGCGTTGCAGCGGCAACTCTCCTTCTACAGAGCGATTCAGGTCATTTAGAAAAAGCTTTTCTGTTTTCCACGCATGAATAGTATCCAGACTATTAGCCGGTCCGGTAATTTTCACACTTTCCGGCTGTATTACAAGAGGCTCGGCAAAATCATATTGCTTGCGGAATGAAATTAAAATATCCGAAATAATCCGCACCCGTTTGGTCTGACTGTTATCCAGAGAAAAAAATAAAGTATCCGGCTGGATGCTTACCAGTTTGTAGTCGGCAGGCAATTGACTTACAATAGATGGGCGCAGATCCTCCGCCACCAGAAAGTCAGCCTGAGTCAGACGGGAAAGATCAATGGTTACTTTGACAGGCCTGGATACTTTTAGCCACAGCAATTTCATCCCGGTGGTCTCTACCAATAGTTTTAACTCCGTGGGCAGGGGTGCAACAGCAACCTTGTTTTCAGGGAAGTTGCGGTAAGAAACCTTAGCGGGAATAGCAGAGGTGTAATTGCGGCTCAGCTTGTTTACCAGCAATAACGCCAAAGCTATAAGCAGGCAAAACAGAAAAATTACGCCATTGCGGGTCACGGACAGTCAAGTTAGCCATTATTTATACATGCTAACTCCTTGAAGGAAGATTAATTACCGTTATCAGAGTCTTTCCGTGCATTGGCTGCTTTGGTGAAATCCATGGAAATCACTGACTTCTCCACTTTTATTTTGGTTCCGCCATCCACTTCAAGCAGAAAAGTGTCGTCATTGACTTTGGCCACCCGGCCATGAATGCCTCCGGCAGTGACCACTTTATCTCCTTTTTTTATTTCAGAAATAAATTTCTTCTGTTCTTTGGCCTTTTTGGCCTGCGGCCGGATCATGAAAAAATACATTACCGCGAAGATGGCCACCATAAAAAGCAAAGTGGGCACAGGACTACCCTGCCCACCTTGCAGTAAGACTATATTCATCAGCATTTTTAATTGGCAGCAGCCGGAGTTTCGTCCACAATCTCGCTGACAACAGTGAGCACCGTGCGGGGCGGATTGGTATTAGCCGTGATGGTAACAGTTTTTCTTTGTACACCTTTTTTCCCTTTCGGGTCAAAGGAGACGGTAATCTCTCCGGATTCTCCCACAGCTACCGGCTCTTTAGGATAGCTGGGGACGGTGCAACCACAAGATCCCTTAGCTTCTGTAATCA from Chitinophagales bacterium encodes:
- a CDS encoding preprotein translocase subunit YajC, which gives rise to MNIVLLQGGQGSPVPTLLFMVAIFAVMYFFMIRPQAKKAKEQKKFISEIKKGDKVVTAGGIHGRVAKVNDDTFLLEVDGGTKIKVEKSVISMDFTKAANARKDSDNGN